The nucleotide sequence TAGAAATCGATAATGCTCGCGATCTCGCTCTGGGTATCCGATCCCACTTATTCGATTTAAGGCTTTAAGGCTTCAACTAAGAACTCTCTTAGTGCGACTAAGTTGTTGTCAAAACTTTTTCGATGTGCCACGACCATATTTAACGGTGACTTTTCTTTGCGGTAATCTGGCAATAGCGATACTAAACGCCCCGCGGCAATATCCTCACGTACATCTAAGCAGGTTTTATAGACGATACCCATTCCCTTAACGGCCAATAAACGAAGATAATCGCCATCGTCTGATAAATGATTACCACTTACTTTCACCGAAACAGTACTCGTATCTTTAAAAAATCGCCAATGACTGTTTAACATGTCGTCACTGTAAAAGTGTAAACAGTTATGTTTTACCAAGTCTTCCGGCGTTTTCGGCGTGCCATAGCGGGTTAAATAATCAGGTGAGGCGCATAATTCCCGGACAGCATTACGCAGTATGGGTAAACACACTAAGGCCGAATCTTCGGGCTCACCATAACGTAACCCCACATCTACCGTTTGAGAATAAAAGTCTGCGTATTTATCACTTAACTTAACCTTTAAATTGATGTCTGGATGGTATAGTTGGAAATCCATCAAACAGCTAAGCAAAGTGTTTCTACCCAGGTCGGAAGGCACTGATAAGGTAATACTGCCTTTAAGCTTATCCCCTAAAACAGCCCTCTTTCCAATATCTAGGTTTTTCAATGCCTTAAGTGCATAAGGTAAAAAGTTACGACCACTTTGGGTTAATGTTAAACTGCGTGTAGATCGCTGTAATAACCGAGTGTTCAATTCAGCTTCCAGCCGCTTTACGGCGGCACTAGTAGCGGCAGGAGTAATTGACAATTCACGGGCTACGGCAGAAAGATTCTTAAGTTCGCATGCAAGCACGAATATTCTGACGTCAAAAAATTTCATCATGATTTTCAATTTCTCGTTGAAAGTGTTTTCGATTTTAAAGATATTATAAGAAAAAACAATAACCTTTATGCTGTTTGAAATCACCAAAGGAGAGTTACACATGACACTATTTCGTTCCCTAAAACTGGCTACTGTTACCCTGGCTACTTCGTTAATATTAAGCTTGTCGGCTCACGCCAGCAATTTCGAAAAGTTCCCATTTGAAAAAACACTATTTGACCAACTTCAAGCCCAAGGC is from Shewanella sp. MTB7 and encodes:
- a CDS encoding LysR family transcriptional regulator, which produces MMKFFDVRIFVLACELKNLSAVARELSITPAATSAAVKRLEAELNTRLLQRSTRSLTLTQSGRNFLPYALKALKNLDIGKRAVLGDKLKGSITLSVPSDLGRNTLLSCLMDFQLYHPDINLKVKLSDKYADFYSQTVDVGLRYGEPEDSALVCLPILRNAVRELCASPDYLTRYGTPKTPEDLVKHNCLHFYSDDMLNSHWRFFKDTSTVSVKVSGNHLSDDGDYLRLLAVKGMGIVYKTCLDVREDIAAGRLVSLLPDYRKEKSPLNMVVAHRKSFDNNLVALREFLVEALKP